ATTTTCTACATTCTCTGTCATGCCCATTCCGGAAGATGAATGATAGAACACAGATGCAATACTACCCTTATAGGAGATTATCTCTCCATTTGTTTTATCAACTGCTTCTTCAATGTTTTTCGGAACCAGTGATCTAATATCGAAATTTTGGTTTAAACTATTTGGCAATATATAACCATTTTCTTTAATTTTTTTCAAAGCGTATGTTCTAGCCAAAATTGCCTGAGCCTCCAACGCCTGAATAGGCCACGAAGAAGGCATCTCACAAGACACAACTTTTTTTACATAAGATTCCAGATCTATCAGGACAAAAGCGTTCAAAAAACCATTTTTTTCACCAATCATTAAATTTGAATTTACCTCTAATCCGTCGATATTAATCGGATCTTTAGAGCTAACTTCAAATGTGTCGTTCTCAAAAACATAAATATGGCCACTATTGTTGTCACTAAATGAAGAAAACACAAAAATTCTTGAGGTTTTATATGGCTGTTTGTCTTTTCTTAAAACAATCTCAGACTGAGAAGAAATATGAAAAACCTTAGCAGTGCTAATTAAAACAGGCACAGTATAGGCATCAGAGTTTGTCGCAAAAAAAGAGAGAATGAAAACAAGAAAAAGAATTGATCTAATATTTATCACTTTCTAAAAAAATAAAAAAATAGGTTTAACAGTATTGTCAAAATTAAGCTTACAAGCAGCATAGACAAAAATGGAAAATAAACCCTAATATTTGATCCTCTATATTCAAAATCACCAGGAAGCTTGCCAAAAAATGGCAATTTGTCAAACAACATTAAGAGGAGTCCGACAAAGATTAACAAACATCCTATTCCGATGAATATTTTAGAAAATTCGCTCACTTTTCATTAACTCTTGATCTTTTTCTTGTTATCATTTCATATTCACTCATAATACAGCCGCAATAGTGCTGCCTATAAATATTATTTTCTTTGGAAAACCTTATAGAATTTTGGTACAAAGATCTAAAATTATTAAAAATGTAATCGATCTTGTATTTGTTAGAAATATTTTCAAAACAGTCCTTTATAACATCGAGAGATTGATATGGGCTTATAGATAAAGTGGTAGAAAATGCATCGAAACCCAGATCCTTTGCTATTTTAGCTGTTTTTTCAAGTCTCAAAAATATGCAATTTACGCATCTTTGATCAGTTGAAAAATTATTTATCCAACTCTCAACTCCCCAGTCAACAGAATAAGCTACCTCAAAATCCAAAAGCCTTGACACTTCTTCCAGGTTTACCCTTCTTTTCTCGTATTCTGAGAATGGATGAATATTTGGGTTAAAATAAAATCCCAAAAAATCTATACCCTGTGCCTTGAACCAGGGAACTACACCGCTGGCACAGGGTCCGCAACAAACGTGCAATAATACTTTCATTTACGAAGGAATTTTATTAAACTTAACCAGGAGTTCCTTTAGCTTATCTAACTCTTGCTTACCAAGAGGAACGAGCGGCAATCTCGGATTACCAGCTTTAAAGCCGATAAGATTGGTAGCAGCTTTAACAGGAATCGGGTTTGTACTTGTAAACATCGCTTTAAAAACAGGGAATAACTTCAGATGCATCTCTTTTGCTTTTACTGTATTTCCGTTTACAAAATCCATAACCATCTCTCTAATTTCAGGTCCAATAACGTGGCTTGCTACGCTTATTATTCCATAACCACCAACAGCTAATATAGGAAGAGTCATAGAGTCATCTCCACTATAAACCAGGAAATTTTCTTTTACCGATGATAGTATTTGAGATACCTGTTCTGTTGAGCCTGTTGCGTCCTTCAAAGCAACAATATTTTTTACCTCAGAAAGTCTTATAACAGTTTCTGGATTCACATTTATACTTGTTCTGCCAGGAATATTGTATAAAATGCACGGCAAGGATGTTGATTTGGCAACTGCCTTGAAGTGTTGATACAAGCCTTCCTGAGGTGGTTTGTTGTAGTATGGAGCTACAAGCAATACCCCATGTACTCCGACATTTTCAGCAATCTTTGTAGAGTTTATAGCAGTATCAGTTGAGTTTGAGCCAGTTCCAGCAATTATAGTGCCTTTGTCTTTTAATGAATCGTAAACCGATTTAAAGAGTTCAAATTCTTCCTGGTGAGTTAGTGTAGGAGATTCACCAGTAGTGCCCGCAAGGACTACACCATCAGAACCATTTTCAAGAAGAAAATTCGCAAGTTTAACCGCTTCATCATAATCAACCTTTCCTTCATCGTTGAAAGGCGTAACCATTGCGGTTAAAACTCTACCAAAATTGACTTGCATAATAAAAACCTCCTTTAATATTTTGGAAAGTTATTTTTTATTTATTAAAGACTCAGCAATCTGAACAGCATTCAATGCTGCTCCTTTTCTTAGATTGTCCGAAACAACCCAAAGATTTAGGCCAAACTTAACAGAAAAGTCCCTTCTAATTCTGCCAACAAAGGTTTCATTCTTATTGGCAGTTAGTATAGGCATAGGATAGATATTTTTTTCAGGATCGTCATACAGCAATACCCCAGGTGATTTTGATAAAAGCTCTTTAACTTCTTTTATGTCGAAGTCATTTTCAAATTCGATATTTACGCTTTCGCTGTGAGAATTTAATACTGGCACTCTAACTGCGGTACAAGTAATTGCAAGATCGTCAATATGCATTATCTTTCTGCTCTCATCGACTACTTTAATCTCTTCTTTTGTATAACCGTTTTCTTTAAAAACATCTATGTGAGGAATACAGTTAAAAGCAATTTGATAGGGGAATTTCTCACAAACTATTTCTTTCCCGTTAGCAATAGCATCAACCTGATTGTTCAAATCATCTATACCCTTTTTCCCAGCGCCAGAAACAGCTTGATATGTGGAAACCACAACTCTTTTTAAACCATATCTCTGATGCAATGGCCACAGAACAAGAACAAGCTGGGCAGTAGAGCAATTTGGGTTGGCAATAATACCTTTGTTATTAAATACATCATCCTCGTTCACCTCAGGAACCACTAAGGGGACATCAGGATCCATACGCCATGCGCTACTATTGTCAATAACCACACATCCTCTTTTGGCTGCCTCGGGAGCCAGTTCCTTAGAAAGATCGCCTCCAGCAGAAAAGAGAGCAATATTTATATCATCAAAAGCCTCAGGCCTTGCAAGTTCTACCACGATCTCTTTACCTTTATATAAAATCTTCTTACCAACAGATTTAATAGAAGCAAGAGCTTTAACTTCAGAAGCTGGAAAATTCCTCTCCTCCAG
The Thermodesulfobium sp. 4217-1 genome window above contains:
- a CDS encoding aspartate-semialdehyde dehydrogenase; its protein translation is MSLKVAVVGATGVVGSKMLSVLEERNFPASEVKALASIKSVGKKILYKGKEIVVELARPEAFDDINIALFSAGGDLSKELAPEAAKRGCVVIDNSSAWRMDPDVPLVVPEVNEDDVFNNKGIIANPNCSTAQLVLVLWPLHQRYGLKRVVVSTYQAVSGAGKKGIDDLNNQVDAIANGKEIVCEKFPYQIAFNCIPHIDVFKENGYTKEEIKVVDESRKIMHIDDLAITCTAVRVPVLNSHSESVNIEFENDFDIKEVKELLSKSPGVLLYDDPEKNIYPMPILTANKNETFVGRIRRDFSVKFGLNLWVVSDNLRKGAALNAVQIAESLINKK
- a CDS encoding epoxyqueuosine reductase QueH, whose product is MKVLLHVCCGPCASGVVPWFKAQGIDFLGFYFNPNIHPFSEYEKRRVNLEEVSRLLDFEVAYSVDWGVESWINNFSTDQRCVNCIFLRLEKTAKIAKDLGFDAFSTTLSISPYQSLDVIKDCFENISNKYKIDYIFNNFRSLYQNSIRFSKENNIYRQHYCGCIMSEYEMITRKRSRVNEK
- a CDS encoding SpoIID/LytB domain-containing protein encodes the protein MINIRSILFLVFILSFFATNSDAYTVPVLISTAKVFHISSQSEIVLRKDKQPYKTSRIFVFSSFSDNNSGHIYVFENDTFEVSSKDPINIDGLEVNSNLMIGEKNGFLNAFVLIDLESYVKKVVSCEMPSSWPIQALEAQAILARTYALKKIKENGYILPNSLNQNFDIRSLVPKNIEEAVDKTNGEIISYKGSIASVFYHSSSGMGMTENVENVWGSQIPYLIPVRDYDKFSPYVHWIKKIPLDKVFETLKNEKFIQDSSNDYKFNGVKIISIDSSGRAEKVEFTINKKKYIVTSLQLRKIFGLYSTNFRVTIDERFLSFEGSGSGHGVGLSQWGAYAMAKSNISYKNIIKHYFPGTEVTKFDP
- the dapA gene encoding 4-hydroxy-tetrahydrodipicolinate synthase, with the protein product MQVNFGRVLTAMVTPFNDEGKVDYDEAVKLANFLLENGSDGVVLAGTTGESPTLTHQEEFELFKSVYDSLKDKGTIIAGTGSNSTDTAINSTKIAENVGVHGVLLVAPYYNKPPQEGLYQHFKAVAKSTSLPCILYNIPGRTSINVNPETVIRLSEVKNIVALKDATGSTEQVSQILSSVKENFLVYSGDDSMTLPILAVGGYGIISVASHVIGPEIREMVMDFVNGNTVKAKEMHLKLFPVFKAMFTSTNPIPVKAATNLIGFKAGNPRLPLVPLGKQELDKLKELLVKFNKIPS
- a CDS encoding DUF2905 domain-containing protein; this encodes MSEFSKIFIGIGCLLIFVGLLLMLFDKLPFFGKLPGDFEYRGSNIRVYFPFLSMLLVSLILTILLNLFFYFFRK